From a single Miscanthus floridulus cultivar M001 chromosome 8, ASM1932011v1, whole genome shotgun sequence genomic region:
- the LOC136475909 gene encoding protein RGF1 INDUCIBLE TRANSCRIPTION FACTOR 1-like isoform X2, which yields MIMAMWKPAWLEALNTQKFFVACSFHEHAKKNEKNICCLDCCTSICPHCVAAHRVHRLLQVRRYVYHDVVRLEDLEKLIDCSSVQSYTINSSKVVFLKKRPQNRQFKGSGNICTSCDRSLQEPYFHCSLDCKVEYILRQKKNLSAYLRPCKTLQLGPDFFIPHDADDDTTHSTLVDVDEPMGSSDSENLSAPCTNFVRKKRSGPYICARSANRVSDEDMATNMSRRKGVPHRSPLC from the exons ATGATCATG GCAATGTGGAAGCCAGCATGGTTAGAGGCCCTTAACACACAGAAGTTCTTCGTTGCATGCTCTTTCCATGAGCACGCCAAGAAGAACGAGAAGAACATCTGTTGCCTTGACTGCTGCACCAGCATCTGCCCACACTGTGTGGCAGCACACCGTGTACACcggctcctgcaggtgcggcgaTACGTCTACCATGACGTTGTCCGGCTGGAGGACCTTGAGAAGCTTATTGATTGCTCCAGTGTTCAG TCTTATACCATTAACAGCTCTAAGGTTGTTTTCCTGAAGAAGAGACCACAGAATAGGCAATTCAAGGGATCAGGGAATATCTGCACCTCCTGCGACAGGAGCCTTCAAGAACCGTATTTCCACTGCTCTCTGGATTGCAAG GTAGAGTATATACTACGGCAGAAGAAAAATTTGTCAGCATACTTGCGCCCATGCAAGACCTTGCAGCTTGGCCCTGACTTCTTCATTCCTCATGATGCTGATGATGACACAACTCACTCAACCCTTGTTGATGTTGATGAGCCCATGGGATCATCGGACTCTGAGAATTTGAGTGCACCATGCACAAATTTTGTTCGGAAAAAACGGAGTGGACCATATATTTGTGCACGGTCTGCAAACAGAGTGTCTGATGAAGACATGGCCACAAATATGAGCAGAAGGAAAGGGGTTCCTCATAGATCGCCTTTGTGCTAA
- the LOC136475909 gene encoding protein RGF1 INDUCIBLE TRANSCRIPTION FACTOR 1-like isoform X1, which translates to MQQTYGIVQHQQAMWKPAWLEALNTQKFFVACSFHEHAKKNEKNICCLDCCTSICPHCVAAHRVHRLLQVRRYVYHDVVRLEDLEKLIDCSSVQSYTINSSKVVFLKKRPQNRQFKGSGNICTSCDRSLQEPYFHCSLDCKVEYILRQKKNLSAYLRPCKTLQLGPDFFIPHDADDDTTHSTLVDVDEPMGSSDSENLSAPCTNFVRKKRSGPYICARSANRVSDEDMATNMSRRKGVPHRSPLC; encoded by the exons ATGCAACAAACGTATGGAATTGTGCAACATCAGCAGGCAATGTGGAAGCCAGCATGGTTAGAGGCCCTTAACACACAGAAGTTCTTCGTTGCATGCTCTTTCCATGAGCACGCCAAGAAGAACGAGAAGAACATCTGTTGCCTTGACTGCTGCACCAGCATCTGCCCACACTGTGTGGCAGCACACCGTGTACACcggctcctgcaggtgcggcgaTACGTCTACCATGACGTTGTCCGGCTGGAGGACCTTGAGAAGCTTATTGATTGCTCCAGTGTTCAG TCTTATACCATTAACAGCTCTAAGGTTGTTTTCCTGAAGAAGAGACCACAGAATAGGCAATTCAAGGGATCAGGGAATATCTGCACCTCCTGCGACAGGAGCCTTCAAGAACCGTATTTCCACTGCTCTCTGGATTGCAAG GTAGAGTATATACTACGGCAGAAGAAAAATTTGTCAGCATACTTGCGCCCATGCAAGACCTTGCAGCTTGGCCCTGACTTCTTCATTCCTCATGATGCTGATGATGACACAACTCACTCAACCCTTGTTGATGTTGATGAGCCCATGGGATCATCGGACTCTGAGAATTTGAGTGCACCATGCACAAATTTTGTTCGGAAAAAACGGAGTGGACCATATATTTGTGCACGGTCTGCAAACAGAGTGTCTGATGAAGACATGGCCACAAATATGAGCAGAAGGAAAGGGGTTCCTCATAGATCGCCTTTGTGCTAA